The proteins below are encoded in one region of Papilio machaon chromosome 27, ilPapMach1.1, whole genome shotgun sequence:
- the LOC106711059 gene encoding thyroid receptor-interacting protein 11 isoform X1, giving the protein MSWLNLNESFNSLKGQITNFASEVLSENTTDDADSEETGISSSLKELEDKCNTQQLEIASLKKLNEELQATLQSERLSKKNGFREEETTWYWDPPSQSTEPIDHDVENQYKMHIRTLQEELSALKQRRNSKESEHPNEVLRLKEENDNLIKNLEDLDSQHRQAMDKLLTLKRDLQHNFEVLKKEHADLKNANEEYANEVKGLILKINERDKEIARLKQFCTDYDTLAHKYQNLERIHMLLKENAEKFQEENQDLHEEIFKLQEQVTRLEHDAELHFHAPETTNTVPKEQYEELLKQYNRLKERKNSNDLHPDEINIDDNAKVVIETLKRDIHDLKHKLAEQEIHCPDKSNTKVVKADKIMQLYNRYVNFELPIDYVGEMPSDDNLVLFKIESVFKTVNSFKKEIDMLGQLLSEKNRNISQLQTQIDDMTTENDFLTTDLQHYERELDEMKKNNDFLISEITALKNSSKLEPIIETHEDNYTKLETELADSTKMNKTFESEIKRIEKELVEVKTEKTKLQQSLNDMKQKYTSMLNELDLCKTQTSNMAELENNSNVVSNEKLVDEIDALKKKLNALTAKNEQSAIDRHILENDKVLLTKEIDDLKNSLQLRLGEIKKLEVENCNLKSNVTELMKKVKEFESKFDKPIATTEETSSTATYNKSTVDDLLSENLTLTTRIDELNGNLKTLNTSMTELLAENNTLRNDAKTQMQKIVSLEKSISETENVVKQFKMISKDVVTLKEENDRLLRLKDSLETDLFAANNKISNLEEELGKLVSDLNEKDVTIDNLRGNEETIEKLQENISSKAQEIETLNTEYKKLNEKLSKTTDNLNRNQDELSSLHVKKEEIDKQLYALNDEVNHKNSAIAMLSDRIDKLEKTNQDYKSLVEKKEKQIKELNQSLTELTEKLKTIDTTHQNDEYNKLIDQLTAIGKLSYELNQQLENKHKEITDLEHKMEQFEKAHVEYQNIVEQSQIEKASLINLINLKHNESLQYHNEIQRLNLVILEQTEKQKKLEQEMDEIVQNKTTNCSKCDNIKTTLKEKDKMIAILNENVKENEKLKLDLNNAGETIKNLTKRCEDLDSSLTNQQEIIKKLTAENAQLLEEEQNSSKELERLREHLMEMEENYTQELMTSEQKLAECQMRLQQVEEKAKHSCTVYTSNSIRANQEVETYKNQIKLLEKQREEVQAKLSDAEDTRIGSEASLANLQVVLEQFQLEKERDIAAATEKLQKKLDDMKHQNNKQKEEIALLNSKLDESLAGLQAASRLGDQVESKAAQINDLKEQVRLLQTSVAMAEQRYYNAVSNQQDKVDKNLVKNLIINYVVTGAQNVINKTQVLRILSTVLDFNQQECEKLGLVRSTTTTDSLAAEFVKFLQNESKPRPQLPIMNLAQSRSTTPTSRRSSTMGPNPIIDPGHRRNPSTGSNNVLFQNLESDAVSQGSAESEPRVVNLGHLETGVTQTRNSESAILKHVLRDM; this is encoded by the exons AGACTATCCAAAAAGAATGGCTTCAGAGAAGAAGAAACCACATGGTATTGGGATCCACCGTCGCAATCAACGGAACCCATTGACCATGATGTTgaaaatcaatacaaaatgCACATACGCACGCTACAAGAAGAACTATCCGCCTTGAAACAGCGCAGAAATAGTAAGGAATCAGAACATCCTAATGAAGTGTTACGCCTTAAAGAAGAGAATGATAATCTTATCAAAAACTTGGAGGATTTAGATAGTCAGCATCGGCAGGCCATGGACAAACTTCTAACTTTGAAGAGAGATCTACAACACAACTTTGAGGTCCTTAAAAAAGAACACGCAGATCTAAAAAATGCAAATGAGGAATACGCTAATGAAGTCAAAGGTTTGatcctaaaaataaatgagCGTGATAAAGAAATTGCGCGGTTAAAACAGTTTTGCACTGATTATGATACTTTGGcacataaatatcaaaatctaGAAAGAATTcatatgttattaaaagaaaacgcGGAGAAATTTCAAGAAGAAAACCAAGATTTACACGAAGAAATTTTCAAGTTACAAGAACAAGTTACCAGATTGGAACACGACGCAGAATTACATTTTCACGCACCGGAGACTACTAACACCGTCCCCAAAGAACAATATGAAGAATTACTGAAGCAATACAACAGAttaaaagagagaaaaaattCCAATGACTTACATCCAGacgaaataaatatagatgaTAATGCTAAAGTTGTAATAGAGACTTTGAAACGAGATATCCATGATTTGAAACATAAATTAGCTGAACAAGAAATTCATTGTCCGGACAAATCGAATACAAAAGTTGTAAAAGCTGATAAGATCATGCAACTTTATAATAGATACGTAAACTTTGAATTGCCTATTGACTATGTGGGAGAAATGCCCTCCGACGATAATctcgtattatttaaaatcgaaAGTGTCTTTAAAACTGTCAactcatttaaaaaagaaatcgatATGCTGGGACAATTATTATCGGAAAAGAATCGTAACATAAGTCAATTGCAAACACAAATTGATGATATGACAACTGAAAACGATTTTCTTACCACTGACTTACAACATTACGAAAGAGAATTAGAtgaaatgaagaaaaataatgatttccTTATTTCGGAAATAACAGCCTTAAAGAATTCTTCTAAACTCGAACCTATAATAGAAACACATGAAGACAATTACACTAAACTAGAAACTGAGTTGGCTGATTCTACTaaaatgaacaaaacattTGAGTCAGAAATAAAAAGGATAGAAAAAGAATTAGTAGAagttaaaacagaaaaaaccAAATTACAACAAAGCTTAAACGATATGAAACAAAAGTATACATCGATGCTAAATGAATTAGATTTGTGCAAGACTCAGACTAGTAATATGGCAGAATTAGAGAATAATTCAAACGTCGTGAGCAATGAAAAACTGGTTGACGAAATTGATGCATTGAAGAAAAAATTGAATGCGCTTACTGCTAAGAATGAGCAAAGCGCAATAGATAGACACATTTTAGAAAACGATAAAGTTTTGCTTACAAAAGAAATAGACGAccttaaaaatagtttacaaTTAAGATTAGGggagattaaaaaattagaggTCGAGAACTGTAATTTAAAGTCCAACGTAACAGAACTAATGAAGAAGGTTAAGGAATTTGAAAGCAAGTTTGATAAACCAATTGCCACCACCGAGGAGACAAGCTCAACggctacttataataaaagtacggTCGATGACTTACTGTCAGAAAATTTAACTTTGACAACTAGAATCGATgaattaaatggtaatttaaaaacattgaacaCAAGTATGACTGAATTATTAGCTGAAAATAATACTCTTAGAAATGACGCTAAAactcaaatgcaaaaaattgTATCGCTTGAGAAATCAATATCGGAAACTGAAAATGTGgtcaaacaatttaaaatgattagcAAAGATGTAGTTACTCTTAAAGAAGAGAACGACAGACTTTTACGTTTGAAGGATAGTCTAGAAACAGACCTTTTTGCCGCCAACAACAAAATATCTAACCTTGAAGAAGAATTGGGAAAGTTGGTTTCAGATCTCAACGAAAAGGATGTCACAATTGATAATCTTCGTGGTAACGAAGAGActatagaaaaattacaagaaaatatatcTTCCAAAGCCCAAGAAATAGAAACCTTAAAcacggaatataaaaaattgaacgAAAAGCTAAGTAAAACGACTGACAATTTAAATCGGAACCAAGACGAGTTAAGTTCATTACATGTGAAGAAGGAAGAGATCGATAAACAGTTGTACGCATTAAATGACGAAGTTAACCACAAGAACTCAGCTATAGCCATGTTGTCAGACCGTATTGATAAATTAGAGAAGACAAATCAAGACTATAAGTCCTTAGTTGAGAAAAaggaaaaacaaatcaaagaATTAAACCAATCACTTACGGAGCTTACGGagaaattgaaaacaattgaTACAACTCACCAAAATGacgaatataataaattgattgacCAATTAACAGCGATCGGAAAACTAAGTTACGAATTGAACCAACAACttgaaaataaacacaagGAAATTACTGACTTAGAACACAAAATGGAACAGTTTGAAAAAGCACATGTTGAGTATCAAAACATTGTGGAACAATCACAGATTGAGAAAGCTAGTCTCattaatctaataaatttGAAGCATAATGAAAGCTTACAGTATCACAATGAAATCCAAAGATTGAACCTTGTTATATTGGAGCAAACGGAGAAACAGAAAAAATTAGAACAAGAAATGGATGAAATCGTGCAGAATAAAACCACGAATTGTTCAAAATGTGATAACATTAAAACGACTCTCaaagaaaaagacaaaatgattgctattttaaatgaaaacgtGAAAGAGAACGAAAAACTCAAGTTGGATCTTAACAATGCGGGAGAAACCATTAAAAACTTAACCAAAAGGTGCGAGGATTTAGATAGTAGTCTAACGAATCAAcaagaaattataaagaaattgacTGCTGAAAATGCGCAG CTGTTAGAAGAGGAACAGAATTCATCAAAGGAATTGGAACGTTTGAGAGAACATTTAATGGAGATGGAAGAAAACTACACGCAAGAGTTGATGACGTCAGAGCAAAAGCTTGCCGAATGTCAGATGAGATTACAACAAGTGGAAGAAAAAGCTAAACATTCCTGTACCGTTTACACTAGCAATAG CATCAGAGCTAATCAAGAAGtagaaacatataaaaatcaaataaaactacTGGAAAAACAAAGGGAAGAAGTTCAAGCCAAGTTGAGCGACGCTGAAGACACTAGAATCGGAAGTGAAGCCTCCCTGGCTAACCTCCAAGTAGTACTAGAGCAGTTCCAATTAG AAAAGGAAAGAGATATAGCCGCTGCTACGGAGAAGTTACAAAAGAAATTGGATGATATGAAACATCagaacaataaacaaaaagaagAAATAGCGTTATTGAACTCGAAGTTGGACGAGTCGTTGGCAGGACTACAAGCGGCCTCAAGATTAGGAGATCAAGTCGAATCGAAAGCGGCACAGATAAATGATTTGAAGGAGCAAG TGAGACTCCTGCAGACGTCAGTAGCGATGGCGGAGCAGCGTTACTACAACGCCGTGTCAAACCAGCAGGACAAGGTCGACAAGAATTTGGTTAAGAACTTGATCATTAACTACGTGGTGACCGGCGCTCAGAACGTTATCAACAA AACCCAAGTCTTGCGTATTCTATCAACAGTGCTAGACTTCAATCAGCAAGAATGTGAAAAGCTAGGACTTGTTAGGTCCACGACGACCACTGACAGTCTGGCCGCAGAATTCGTTAAGTTCCTTCAAAACGAATCGAAACCTCGACCGCAGTTGCCGATTATGAATCTAGCACAATCGAGAAGTACAACGCCTACATCTAGAAGGAGTTCTACAATGG GTCCGAACCCAATCATAGATCCAGGTCACAGAAGAAATCCTTCAACTGGTTCGAATAACGTATTATTCCAAAACCTGGAAAGTGATGCTGTATCACAGGGCTCCGCTGAGTCAGAGCCCAGGGTCGTGAACCTCGGACACCTGGAGACAGGAGTCACACAGACGAGGAACAGCGAGAGCGCCATATTGAAGCACGTGCTTAGAGACATGTGA
- the LOC106711059 gene encoding thyroid receptor-interacting protein 11 isoform X2 — translation MHIRTLQEELSALKQRRNSKESEHPNEVLRLKEENDNLIKNLEDLDSQHRQAMDKLLTLKRDLQHNFEVLKKEHADLKNANEEYANEVKGLILKINERDKEIARLKQFCTDYDTLAHKYQNLERIHMLLKENAEKFQEENQDLHEEIFKLQEQVTRLEHDAELHFHAPETTNTVPKEQYEELLKQYNRLKERKNSNDLHPDEINIDDNAKVVIETLKRDIHDLKHKLAEQEIHCPDKSNTKVVKADKIMQLYNRYVNFELPIDYVGEMPSDDNLVLFKIESVFKTVNSFKKEIDMLGQLLSEKNRNISQLQTQIDDMTTENDFLTTDLQHYERELDEMKKNNDFLISEITALKNSSKLEPIIETHEDNYTKLETELADSTKMNKTFESEIKRIEKELVEVKTEKTKLQQSLNDMKQKYTSMLNELDLCKTQTSNMAELENNSNVVSNEKLVDEIDALKKKLNALTAKNEQSAIDRHILENDKVLLTKEIDDLKNSLQLRLGEIKKLEVENCNLKSNVTELMKKVKEFESKFDKPIATTEETSSTATYNKSTVDDLLSENLTLTTRIDELNGNLKTLNTSMTELLAENNTLRNDAKTQMQKIVSLEKSISETENVVKQFKMISKDVVTLKEENDRLLRLKDSLETDLFAANNKISNLEEELGKLVSDLNEKDVTIDNLRGNEETIEKLQENISSKAQEIETLNTEYKKLNEKLSKTTDNLNRNQDELSSLHVKKEEIDKQLYALNDEVNHKNSAIAMLSDRIDKLEKTNQDYKSLVEKKEKQIKELNQSLTELTEKLKTIDTTHQNDEYNKLIDQLTAIGKLSYELNQQLENKHKEITDLEHKMEQFEKAHVEYQNIVEQSQIEKASLINLINLKHNESLQYHNEIQRLNLVILEQTEKQKKLEQEMDEIVQNKTTNCSKCDNIKTTLKEKDKMIAILNENVKENEKLKLDLNNAGETIKNLTKRCEDLDSSLTNQQEIIKKLTAENAQLLEEEQNSSKELERLREHLMEMEENYTQELMTSEQKLAECQMRLQQVEEKAKHSCTVYTSNSIRANQEVETYKNQIKLLEKQREEVQAKLSDAEDTRIGSEASLANLQVVLEQFQLEKERDIAAATEKLQKKLDDMKHQNNKQKEEIALLNSKLDESLAGLQAASRLGDQVESKAAQINDLKEQVRLLQTSVAMAEQRYYNAVSNQQDKVDKNLVKNLIINYVVTGAQNVINKTQVLRILSTVLDFNQQECEKLGLVRSTTTTDSLAAEFVKFLQNESKPRPQLPIMNLAQSRSTTPTSRRSSTMGPNPIIDPGHRRNPSTGSNNVLFQNLESDAVSQGSAESEPRVVNLGHLETGVTQTRNSESAILKHVLRDM, via the exons atgCACATACGCACGCTACAAGAAGAACTATCCGCCTTGAAACAGCGCAGAAATAGTAAGGAATCAGAACATCCTAATGAAGTGTTACGCCTTAAAGAAGAGAATGATAATCTTATCAAAAACTTGGAGGATTTAGATAGTCAGCATCGGCAGGCCATGGACAAACTTCTAACTTTGAAGAGAGATCTACAACACAACTTTGAGGTCCTTAAAAAAGAACACGCAGATCTAAAAAATGCAAATGAGGAATACGCTAATGAAGTCAAAGGTTTGatcctaaaaataaatgagCGTGATAAAGAAATTGCGCGGTTAAAACAGTTTTGCACTGATTATGATACTTTGGcacataaatatcaaaatctaGAAAGAATTcatatgttattaaaagaaaacgcGGAGAAATTTCAAGAAGAAAACCAAGATTTACACGAAGAAATTTTCAAGTTACAAGAACAAGTTACCAGATTGGAACACGACGCAGAATTACATTTTCACGCACCGGAGACTACTAACACCGTCCCCAAAGAACAATATGAAGAATTACTGAAGCAATACAACAGAttaaaagagagaaaaaattCCAATGACTTACATCCAGacgaaataaatatagatgaTAATGCTAAAGTTGTAATAGAGACTTTGAAACGAGATATCCATGATTTGAAACATAAATTAGCTGAACAAGAAATTCATTGTCCGGACAAATCGAATACAAAAGTTGTAAAAGCTGATAAGATCATGCAACTTTATAATAGATACGTAAACTTTGAATTGCCTATTGACTATGTGGGAGAAATGCCCTCCGACGATAATctcgtattatttaaaatcgaaAGTGTCTTTAAAACTGTCAactcatttaaaaaagaaatcgatATGCTGGGACAATTATTATCGGAAAAGAATCGTAACATAAGTCAATTGCAAACACAAATTGATGATATGACAACTGAAAACGATTTTCTTACCACTGACTTACAACATTACGAAAGAGAATTAGAtgaaatgaagaaaaataatgatttccTTATTTCGGAAATAACAGCCTTAAAGAATTCTTCTAAACTCGAACCTATAATAGAAACACATGAAGACAATTACACTAAACTAGAAACTGAGTTGGCTGATTCTACTaaaatgaacaaaacattTGAGTCAGAAATAAAAAGGATAGAAAAAGAATTAGTAGAagttaaaacagaaaaaaccAAATTACAACAAAGCTTAAACGATATGAAACAAAAGTATACATCGATGCTAAATGAATTAGATTTGTGCAAGACTCAGACTAGTAATATGGCAGAATTAGAGAATAATTCAAACGTCGTGAGCAATGAAAAACTGGTTGACGAAATTGATGCATTGAAGAAAAAATTGAATGCGCTTACTGCTAAGAATGAGCAAAGCGCAATAGATAGACACATTTTAGAAAACGATAAAGTTTTGCTTACAAAAGAAATAGACGAccttaaaaatagtttacaaTTAAGATTAGGggagattaaaaaattagaggTCGAGAACTGTAATTTAAAGTCCAACGTAACAGAACTAATGAAGAAGGTTAAGGAATTTGAAAGCAAGTTTGATAAACCAATTGCCACCACCGAGGAGACAAGCTCAACggctacttataataaaagtacggTCGATGACTTACTGTCAGAAAATTTAACTTTGACAACTAGAATCGATgaattaaatggtaatttaaaaacattgaacaCAAGTATGACTGAATTATTAGCTGAAAATAATACTCTTAGAAATGACGCTAAAactcaaatgcaaaaaattgTATCGCTTGAGAAATCAATATCGGAAACTGAAAATGTGgtcaaacaatttaaaatgattagcAAAGATGTAGTTACTCTTAAAGAAGAGAACGACAGACTTTTACGTTTGAAGGATAGTCTAGAAACAGACCTTTTTGCCGCCAACAACAAAATATCTAACCTTGAAGAAGAATTGGGAAAGTTGGTTTCAGATCTCAACGAAAAGGATGTCACAATTGATAATCTTCGTGGTAACGAAGAGActatagaaaaattacaagaaaatatatcTTCCAAAGCCCAAGAAATAGAAACCTTAAAcacggaatataaaaaattgaacgAAAAGCTAAGTAAAACGACTGACAATTTAAATCGGAACCAAGACGAGTTAAGTTCATTACATGTGAAGAAGGAAGAGATCGATAAACAGTTGTACGCATTAAATGACGAAGTTAACCACAAGAACTCAGCTATAGCCATGTTGTCAGACCGTATTGATAAATTAGAGAAGACAAATCAAGACTATAAGTCCTTAGTTGAGAAAAaggaaaaacaaatcaaagaATTAAACCAATCACTTACGGAGCTTACGGagaaattgaaaacaattgaTACAACTCACCAAAATGacgaatataataaattgattgacCAATTAACAGCGATCGGAAAACTAAGTTACGAATTGAACCAACAACttgaaaataaacacaagGAAATTACTGACTTAGAACACAAAATGGAACAGTTTGAAAAAGCACATGTTGAGTATCAAAACATTGTGGAACAATCACAGATTGAGAAAGCTAGTCTCattaatctaataaatttGAAGCATAATGAAAGCTTACAGTATCACAATGAAATCCAAAGATTGAACCTTGTTATATTGGAGCAAACGGAGAAACAGAAAAAATTAGAACAAGAAATGGATGAAATCGTGCAGAATAAAACCACGAATTGTTCAAAATGTGATAACATTAAAACGACTCTCaaagaaaaagacaaaatgattgctattttaaatgaaaacgtGAAAGAGAACGAAAAACTCAAGTTGGATCTTAACAATGCGGGAGAAACCATTAAAAACTTAACCAAAAGGTGCGAGGATTTAGATAGTAGTCTAACGAATCAAcaagaaattataaagaaattgacTGCTGAAAATGCGCAG CTGTTAGAAGAGGAACAGAATTCATCAAAGGAATTGGAACGTTTGAGAGAACATTTAATGGAGATGGAAGAAAACTACACGCAAGAGTTGATGACGTCAGAGCAAAAGCTTGCCGAATGTCAGATGAGATTACAACAAGTGGAAGAAAAAGCTAAACATTCCTGTACCGTTTACACTAGCAATAG CATCAGAGCTAATCAAGAAGtagaaacatataaaaatcaaataaaactacTGGAAAAACAAAGGGAAGAAGTTCAAGCCAAGTTGAGCGACGCTGAAGACACTAGAATCGGAAGTGAAGCCTCCCTGGCTAACCTCCAAGTAGTACTAGAGCAGTTCCAATTAG AAAAGGAAAGAGATATAGCCGCTGCTACGGAGAAGTTACAAAAGAAATTGGATGATATGAAACATCagaacaataaacaaaaagaagAAATAGCGTTATTGAACTCGAAGTTGGACGAGTCGTTGGCAGGACTACAAGCGGCCTCAAGATTAGGAGATCAAGTCGAATCGAAAGCGGCACAGATAAATGATTTGAAGGAGCAAG TGAGACTCCTGCAGACGTCAGTAGCGATGGCGGAGCAGCGTTACTACAACGCCGTGTCAAACCAGCAGGACAAGGTCGACAAGAATTTGGTTAAGAACTTGATCATTAACTACGTGGTGACCGGCGCTCAGAACGTTATCAACAA AACCCAAGTCTTGCGTATTCTATCAACAGTGCTAGACTTCAATCAGCAAGAATGTGAAAAGCTAGGACTTGTTAGGTCCACGACGACCACTGACAGTCTGGCCGCAGAATTCGTTAAGTTCCTTCAAAACGAATCGAAACCTCGACCGCAGTTGCCGATTATGAATCTAGCACAATCGAGAAGTACAACGCCTACATCTAGAAGGAGTTCTACAATGG GTCCGAACCCAATCATAGATCCAGGTCACAGAAGAAATCCTTCAACTGGTTCGAATAACGTATTATTCCAAAACCTGGAAAGTGATGCTGTATCACAGGGCTCCGCTGAGTCAGAGCCCAGGGTCGTGAACCTCGGACACCTGGAGACAGGAGTCACACAGACGAGGAACAGCGAGAGCGCCATATTGAAGCACGTGCTTAGAGACATGTGA
- the LOC106711039 gene encoding uncharacterized protein LOC106711039: protein MIQKFIEILTRTRFKNEHHLYAFLVLAFFSVISLFVLLNYGEMPQTLPDRHTSYHKVEVKLQKSILEETEIGCKFPVLDPFAEEMMRFNKDIPKIKCEGGDWVQCEMSECYVKSEILKTMNNVVCVYKDIKYIDDNNYKIGQPERVTGDRHYFLNASDHVKVSCSGTPVNRFNLFSTRWFGYKAGLRPVQLPPAPAEPGELAPAGAPEPPAEDISVMILCFDSTSHNGFKRRMPHSYKALQDMGAIIMHGYNIVGDGTPAAIIPLLTGKTELDMPEMRKRFANSNAVDPENFIFKMLSKYGYRTAFFEDSPWIGTFQYRYNGFSSQPADHYLQAFLQEETKYGAKWWNGINKRHCIGDTPQYGFLMNMSKQVTSLAEKHFCFTFIVDISHDDFNMITSADDDLVAFIEHMRYSGKMENHLFIVMGDHGSRFSGLRETYQGKIEERLPLMAIMLPEKLIQTRPEALTSLQNNAHVLTTPFDIHTTLVDAMGLPELANDYVILGSDIPRGMSLLEPIPKSRTCGKAGILSHWCVCSKWYPVLPSDRLYTQASAALANFVNNVTYDVRSNCVDRKLTFIDWVMKLSNNDDFLSFKSGIECNGQHETYVKADVKSRPSVEYYQAKITMSPGRAVFEGTMKYYVNTEQFVVSDSDIQRITAYADEPSCISKTHPHLNKYCFCKDKASKLPFT, encoded by the exons aTGATCCAAAAG tttattgAGATTTTGACGAGAACAAGATTTAAGAATGAACACCATCTCTATGCGTTTCTTGTGCTTGCCTTCTTTTCTGTAATATCCctttttgttttactaaacTACGGAGAAATGCCACAGACTTTACCTGATAGACACACCTCGTATCA tAAAGTAGAAGTAAAGCTGCAAAAGAGTATTTTAGAGGAGACTGAGATTGGTTGTAAATTTCCGGTTCTGGATCCATTCGCTGAAGAGATGATGAGATTCAACAAGGACATACCCAAAATCAAATGCGAGGGCGGCGATTGGGTGCAGTGTGaa ATGTCAGAATGCTACGTGAAATCAGAAATACTGAAGACAATGAACAACGTAGTTTGTGTATATAAGGACATTAAATACATAGAtgacaataattataagattGGTCAGCCGGAGCGGGTGACAGGTGACAGACATTACTTCCTCAACGCTAGTGATCATGTCAAAGTGTCATGCTCTGGCACACCGGTTAATAG GTTCAACTTATTCTCAACCCGATGGTTTGGCTACAAGGCGGGTCTGCGGCCGGTACAGCTGCCCCCCGCACCTGCTGAACCCGGCGAACTAGCGCCCGCCGGAGCCCCCGAACCCCCCGCGGAAGACATTAGCGTAATGATCCTCTGCTTCGACTCCACGTCGCATAACGGCTTCAAGCGACGAATGCCGCACAGCTATAAGGCATTGCAGGATATGGGCGCCATAATAATGCATGG TTACAACATCGTAGGCGACGGGACGCCAGCCGCAATCATTCCTCTGCTGACTGGTAAGACGGAGCTCGACATGCCCGAGATGCGGAAACGCTTTGCCAACAGCAATGCCGTAGACCCGGAGAACTTCATCTTCAAAATGCTATCCAAATATGG CTACCGCACCGCATTCTTCGAGGACTCCCCCTGGATCGGGACCTTCCAGTATCGCTACAACGGGTTCAGCTCGCAACCAGCTGACCACTACCTGCAGGCGTTCCTGCAGGAGGAGACCAAGTACGGGGCCAAGTGGTGGAACGGCATCAACAAGAGGCACTGCATCGGAGACACGCCTCAATACGGGTTTCTCATGAATATGAGCAAACAG GTGACGTCACTAGCGGAGAAGCATTTCTGCTTTACTTTCATAGTGGACATCTCACACGATGACTTCAACATGATAACCAGCGCTGATGACGATCTGGTGGCTTTCATCGAGCACATGCGATACTCCGGCAAGATGGAGAACCACCTGTTCATTGTAATGGGTGATCATGGATCTAG ATTCTCTGGACTTCGAGAAACGTACCAAGGCAAGATAGAGGAGCGACTGCCATTGATGGCGATAATGTTGCCAGAGAAGTTGATACAGACGCGACCAGAGGCTCTGACCTCTCTGCAGAACAACGCGCACGTCCTCACTACACCCTTCGATATTCACACCACTTTAGTGGACGCCATGGGTCTGCCTGAACTGGCCAATGATTATGTCATACTCGGATCTGATATACCGAGAGGGATGAGCCTGTTAGAACCG ATCCCGAAGTCTCGTACATGCGGCAAAGCGGGCATCTTGTCTCACTGGTGCGTGTGCAGCAAGTGGTACCCCGTACTGCCTTCAGACAGACTCTACACTCAGGCCAGCGCCGCGCTCGCCAACTTTGTCAACAACGTCACCTACGACGTTAG GTCCAATTGTGTCGATAGAAAGCTGACATTTATAGACTGGGTGATGAAACTGAGCAACAACGATGATTTTCTCAGTTTCAAATCCGGCATTGAATGTAACGGTCAACACGAAACATATGTCAAAGCTGATGTCAAG TCGAGACCCAGCGTCGAGTATTATCAAGCGAAA ATCACAATGAGTCCTGGCCGCGCGGTGTTTGAAGGCACAATGAAGTACTACGTCAACACTGAACAGTTTGTGGTCTCTGACAGCGACATCCAGCGGATTACAGC GTACGCTGATGAACCTTCTTGTATCAGCAAAACTCATCcacatctaaataaatattgtttctgCAAAGACAAGGCGTCAAAACTACCATTCACGTGA